The Pseudanabaena galeata CCNP1313 genome includes a region encoding these proteins:
- a CDS encoding Gfo/Idh/MocA family protein — translation MTSYAISHQPLRVGIVGSGFVAKLRAEIFSQDPRITLMAIAGNPEKTQEIAQEFAISNVHQYWSELVVRPDIDLVVICNVNRDHGAVVGQALRSGKHVIVEYPLSFNLAEAEELVKLAQQQNLMLHVEHIELLGGVHQLVMEHLAKVGKPFYARYSTKSPQRPVPDKWTYKPDLFGFPLTAAVSRLNRIIVLFGKVRAVSCQLRYRGDHLPHHFTSCVCNAQLQFENGVLADVSYSKGEDFWQPERVMELQGSQGALIFSGDKGKLITADGEMELDAGTTRGLFKKDTENVLSHLFTGTPLYTNHESILHSLAVANAAEKSATTNQIVIL, via the coding sequence ATGACTAGTTACGCGATCTCTCATCAACCTTTGCGAGTTGGTATTGTTGGGTCTGGCTTTGTTGCCAAATTACGCGCTGAAATCTTCAGTCAAGATCCACGCATTACGCTGATGGCGATCGCAGGTAATCCCGAAAAAACACAGGAGATCGCCCAAGAATTTGCGATTTCCAATGTGCATCAATATTGGTCAGAACTAGTTGTGCGTCCTGATATTGACTTAGTAGTAATCTGTAATGTCAATCGCGATCATGGGGCTGTAGTGGGACAAGCCCTGCGATCGGGCAAGCATGTGATTGTCGAATATCCTCTTTCTTTTAATCTGGCTGAAGCTGAGGAATTAGTAAAACTTGCCCAGCAGCAAAATTTAATGCTCCATGTCGAACATATTGAACTATTGGGCGGTGTACATCAACTAGTAATGGAGCATCTAGCTAAAGTTGGTAAGCCTTTTTATGCTCGATATTCCACTAAAAGTCCACAGCGTCCTGTCCCAGACAAATGGACATACAAACCAGATTTATTTGGATTTCCCCTAACTGCGGCAGTTTCACGACTGAATCGAATAATAGTTCTGTTTGGGAAGGTGAGGGCTGTATCTTGTCAGTTGCGCTATAGGGGTGATCATTTACCACATCATTTTACTTCCTGTGTCTGTAATGCCCAACTTCAATTTGAGAATGGAGTTTTGGCTGATGTTAGCTATAGTAAAGGTGAAGACTTTTGGCAACCAGAAAGGGTTATGGAGTTGCAGGGTAGTCAAGGAGCGCTAATTTTTTCTGGTGACAAGGGGAAATTAATTACAGCAGATGGAGAAATGGAACTTGATGCAGGAACAACGCGAGGTTTATTTAAGAAGGATACCGAAAATGTTCTCTCGCATCTGTTTACAGGTACGCCACTCTACACTAACCATGAGAGTATTCTGCATTCCCTTGCGGTTGCTAATGCTGCCGAAAAGTCAGCTACCACCAATCAAATAGTCATTCTCTAG